The Neoarius graeffei isolate fNeoGra1 chromosome 12, fNeoGra1.pri, whole genome shotgun sequence genome window below encodes:
- the LOC132895781 gene encoding vitelline membrane outer layer protein 1-like, which produces MITTANFEGSQGRYIEGHEFSLLGIEVQACLPAFRLNPHQERLGIQYKLISVSNGAIIERQYSGKIEVNNGQTWGSWGHREMCPVGTYATGFSLKVEQAIDGDDTALNGIALRCTKPIGFLHTALTYSTVQSDVGSWGTWTGNTWCTSGVLTAFQLRVEGAQGQGDDTAANNIRFLCTGKEILTGNGMSWGEWGQWSDSCPGKGICGIQTKVELPQGRGDDTALNDVSFYCCS; this is translated from the exons ATGATCACCACTGCTAACTTTGAGGGGAGTCAAGGACGTTATATTGAAGGCCATGAATTCAGTCTTCTTGGCATTGAGGTGCAGGCCTGTCTTCCTGCATTCAGACTCAACCCTCATCAGGAGAGACTGGGCATCCAATATAAA CTCATAAGTGTCAGCAATGGAGCGATAATTGAGAGGCAATATTCTGGCAAGATTGAGGTTAATAATGGACAGACTTGGGGCTCATGGGGACATCGAGAGATGTGCCCCGTCGGGACCTATGCTACAGGCTTTAGTCTTAAA GTTGAACAAGCAATAGATGGGGATGACACTGCCCTCAATGGAATTGCCCTTCGCTGCACTAAGCCTATTGGATTCCTACATACAGCTCTGACCTATTCTACAGTACAGTCTGATGTAGGAAG CTGGGGGACTTGGACAGGGAACACCTGGTGCACAAGTGGAGTGTTGACGGCATTTCAGCTACGAGTAGAAGGTGCTCAAGGACAAGGTGATGATACAGCTGCTAACAACATAAG gttcttatgcacTGGAAAGGAAATCTTGACCGGCAATGGCATGTCCTGGGGAGAGTGGGGACAGTGGAGTGATTCATGTCCTGGAAAAGGGATTTGCGGAATCCAAACAAAAGTGGAGTTGCCACAGGGTAGAGGAGATGACACTGCTCTTAACGACGTCAGCTTTTATTGCTGCTCCTAA